The following proteins come from a genomic window of Bartonella apihabitans:
- a CDS encoding SGNH family hydrolase — protein MKRLARFVLFLFPVIVLAFAPAVADARNIFDIIFGRKQEVQPVYPPPPPPVKKKRVVKTPAQQKANQKAQNAKRILVMGDFVANAAGDGLSQLYAENTDIVVLISTNLSSGLIRDNHYNWIDNIPKLVEKEKPDVIVMTLGANDDQPIKMNGETIDVNASKWKDNYRQRITALTNVLKQTGKPFLWLGNPSFKDQDLSIAIASFNRLYKQQVEAAGGHFIDVWEGFVDEQGNFALSGYDVNGQTARLRANDGINFTTAGKKKLAFYLEKPLDSIFNLNSKDDKENIKVDPNGPVISVLPRDVDRIAPVGFYDMAGQNNGLLGDPDNPKPLKDEDSWVPRNGKHAGRADNFSTVQ, from the coding sequence ATGAAAAGACTTGCACGTTTTGTCCTGTTTCTGTTTCCAGTCATTGTATTGGCATTTGCACCGGCAGTCGCAGATGCAAGAAATATTTTTGATATTATCTTCGGACGCAAACAGGAAGTGCAACCGGTCTATCCACCGCCACCACCGCCGGTGAAGAAAAAACGCGTTGTCAAAACGCCTGCACAGCAAAAAGCCAATCAGAAAGCACAGAACGCGAAACGTATTCTGGTGATGGGGGATTTTGTCGCCAATGCTGCCGGTGACGGATTAAGCCAGCTTTACGCAGAAAACACCGATATTGTTGTTTTGATTTCAACAAATCTGTCATCCGGTCTCATTCGCGACAACCACTATAATTGGATAGATAATATTCCGAAGCTGGTAGAAAAAGAAAAGCCGGATGTCATTGTCATGACACTTGGTGCCAATGATGATCAACCTATCAAAATGAATGGCGAGACTATTGATGTCAACGCCAGCAAATGGAAAGACAATTATCGTCAACGGATTACCGCACTTACAAATGTTCTCAAGCAAACCGGCAAACCATTCTTATGGTTGGGAAACCCGTCTTTCAAAGATCAGGACTTGAGCATCGCAATAGCATCTTTCAACAGACTTTATAAGCAACAGGTGGAAGCAGCAGGCGGACATTTTATCGATGTGTGGGAAGGTTTTGTTGATGAACAAGGAAATTTCGCGCTTTCCGGTTACGATGTAAACGGACAGACAGCCCGACTGCGCGCCAATGACGGGATAAATTTTACCACTGCCGGAAAAAAGAAACTCGCTTTCTACCTTGAAAAACCGTTGGATAGCATTTTCAATTTGAATTCGAAGGATGACAAGGAAAATATCAAAGTCGATCCGAACGGGCCTGTTATTTCTGTTTTACCACGCGATGTCGACCGGATTGCACCTGTTGGTTTTTATGATATGGCGGGCCAGAATAATGGTCTTCTCGGTGATCCTGACAACCCGAAACCTCTGAAAGATGAAGATTCCTGGGTTCCTCGAAATGGTAAACACGCAGGGCGTGCCGACAATTTTTCGACGGTTCAATAG
- a CDS encoding ABC transporter substrate-binding protein, with product MTIKLKYPDAALLSQLADRAGVMVSPKAAREMGTDFGLKPICAGPFRFVERVPHDRIVLERFDRYWNSQQIKLDRLTFLSIEDPSVRFSNLRAGIVDMVDRLSSSDFAKAKAASRLETNRIASEAYIALTINIANGDKAMTPLGQQKLLRQAFSFAIDRASIRDNVYDGAMVVGNQPWAPDTVWYNSGFPVSPRNLEKARQLIEQAGFANQKIDVQISHSNDPTIVQVMQAIQKMANEAGFNVSLRPKEETKLAIDNKSGKFEVSAQRWSGRIDPDGNISQFVTCEAGDNIGRYCNHDLDDKLSLARKTSDPAERADLYHHAIAILQDDMPIIYLGHPDYIYAYTKKLHGFRPYPDGLIRFSDMYKN from the coding sequence TTGACAATCAAATTAAAATATCCCGATGCTGCACTATTGTCGCAACTCGCTGATCGGGCAGGCGTAATGGTATCCCCAAAAGCAGCACGTGAAATGGGAACAGATTTCGGGTTGAAGCCTATTTGTGCGGGACCGTTCCGCTTTGTCGAGCGCGTTCCACATGACAGAATTGTTTTGGAAAGATTCGATCGCTACTGGAACAGCCAACAAATCAAACTTGACCGTCTCACTTTTTTATCGATCGAAGATCCATCCGTGCGTTTTTCGAATTTGCGTGCCGGAATTGTCGATATGGTTGATAGGCTTTCGTCAAGCGATTTTGCCAAAGCAAAAGCGGCATCCAGATTAGAAACGAACAGAATAGCGAGCGAAGCTTATATTGCTTTGACAATCAATATCGCAAATGGTGACAAAGCAATGACGCCACTCGGACAACAGAAATTGCTGCGTCAGGCATTTTCGTTTGCTATTGACCGTGCATCTATTCGTGACAACGTTTATGACGGTGCAATGGTTGTCGGCAACCAGCCTTGGGCACCGGATACAGTTTGGTATAATTCAGGTTTTCCGGTTTCCCCGCGCAATCTGGAAAAAGCCCGCCAGTTAATAGAACAAGCCGGTTTTGCCAATCAGAAAATAGATGTCCAGATTTCCCATAGTAATGACCCGACAATTGTGCAGGTGATGCAGGCAATCCAGAAGATGGCCAATGAAGCCGGCTTCAATGTCAGTCTTCGTCCTAAAGAAGAAACCAAACTTGCTATAGATAATAAGAGCGGAAAATTCGAAGTTTCTGCACAAAGGTGGAGCGGCCGGATTGATCCGGATGGAAATATCTCCCAATTTGTTACCTGTGAAGCGGGGGACAATATAGGTAGATATTGTAATCACGATCTCGACGACAAACTCTCTTTGGCAAGAAAGACCTCCGATCCTGCCGAACGCGCCGATCTTTATCATCATGCTATCGCTATTCTTCAAGATGATATGCCGATCATCTATCTCGGACATCCTGATTATATCTATGCTTACACCAAAAAACTCCACGGTTTCCGGCCTTATCCGGATGGACTGATCCGTTTTTCCGATATGTATAAAAATTGA
- a CDS encoding ABC transporter substrate-binding protein gives MRGIVVCLFFFCLFVSSVFSSSASELKIALQDDPDSLDPALSKTFSGRLVYTAICDKLVDISPDAGFVPELAQSWSFSEDGKILKMSLRKDVFFHDGTLFNADAAVYSLKRTIGFSQSVRENELDAVASVDATGPSN, from the coding sequence ATGAGGGGGATAGTGGTGTGCTTGTTTTTCTTCTGTTTATTTGTTTCATCTGTCTTCTCGTCATCAGCTTCCGAACTCAAAATTGCACTACAAGACGATCCTGATAGTTTGGATCCGGCCTTATCAAAAACCTTTTCAGGACGGCTTGTTTATACCGCCATATGCGATAAACTTGTTGATATTTCCCCGGATGCCGGTTTTGTTCCTGAACTTGCTCAAAGTTGGTCTTTTTCTGAAGACGGCAAGATTTTGAAAATGAGTTTACGAAAGGATGTCTTCTTTCACGATGGCACTTTGTTTAATGCCGATGCAGCAGTCTATTCTTTAAAACGTACAATCGGTTTTTCACAATCCGTTCGGGAAAACGAACTTGATGCTGTTGCTTCTGTCGACGCAACAGGCCCTTCGAATTGA
- a CDS encoding metallopeptidase family protein, which produces MARPDHSHNWASRLSPSLNELDSIARNSFANLPSKFRVLCEDLVICVTDFPDDQMMDDMGLESPFELLGLFEGQGISERFSLNTGNETNRITLFRRPILDYWSENDEALGDIVTHVLIQEIGRNFGLSDDTLDEIEEAVE; this is translated from the coding sequence ATGGCTAGACCAGACCATAGTCATAACTGGGCCTCTCGCCTCTCTCCAAGTTTGAATGAACTCGATTCTATTGCCCGAAATTCTTTTGCCAATTTGCCTTCAAAATTTCGGGTTCTTTGTGAAGACCTTGTTATATGTGTCACGGATTTTCCTGATGACCAGATGATGGATGATATGGGACTGGAATCTCCGTTCGAGCTTTTGGGCTTGTTTGAAGGACAAGGCATTAGCGAGCGGTTTTCTTTGAATACTGGCAATGAAACGAACCGGATTACACTGTTCAGGCGCCCAATTCTTGATTATTGGTCTGAAAATGATGAAGCGCTTGGCGATATTGTAACCCATGTTCTTATTCAGGAAATCGGACGTAACTTCGGTTTATCGGACGACACATTGGATGAAATAGAAGAAGCTGTCGAATAA
- the leuD gene encoding 3-isopropylmalate dehydratase small subunit produces MEKFTTLTGVAAPMPVVNIDTDMIIPKNYLKTIKRTGLGKGLFADMRYRDDGSENPDFVLNKPAYRHAKIIVAGDNFGCGSSREHAPWALADFGIRCVISTSFADIFYNNCFKNGILPIIVSPEDLQKLMEDAERGANATMTIDLEKKEIHGPDGGTLKFDLDEFRRHCLLNGLDDIGLTMRKVSEIDSFEKKNAKEHPWA; encoded by the coding sequence ATGGAAAAGTTTACAACACTGACGGGTGTTGCAGCCCCAATGCCGGTTGTCAATATCGATACCGATATGATTATTCCAAAAAACTATTTGAAAACGATCAAGCGGACGGGGCTGGGCAAAGGGCTTTTTGCAGATATGCGTTATCGTGATGACGGATCTGAAAATCCTGATTTTGTTTTGAACAAACCTGCTTATCGTCATGCCAAAATCATTGTCGCCGGAGATAATTTCGGTTGCGGTTCGTCTCGTGAACACGCGCCTTGGGCATTGGCCGATTTCGGGATACGTTGTGTTATTTCAACTTCATTTGCCGATATTTTTTATAACAATTGCTTCAAAAACGGTATTTTGCCAATTATTGTTAGTCCGGAAGATTTACAAAAACTGATGGAAGATGCAGAACGCGGTGCTAATGCAACCATGACCATCGACCTTGAGAAAAAGGAAATCCATGGACCTGATGGTGGAACATTGAAGTTCGATCTTGACGAATTTCGTCGGCACTGCCTGCTGAACGGACTTGATGATATTGGACTGACTATGCGCAAGGTGTCCGAAATTGATTCTTTTGAAAAAAAGAATGCAAAGGAACATCCATGGGCTTGA
- a CDS encoding M3 family metallopeptidase — translation MSKTALLEWTGFEGLPDFSKIHDEDFKPAFEEALKDAEAEIEQIAASPEPATIDGFLQSFELAGKSLDHVCSVFFLRSGAYSNDLIQQLEQDFVPKLSRYSSKLMMDPRLFAKIDALHEEAKKAKFDAETTRVIELTWKGFVRNGALLDEKNKKRLAEINERLALLGAQFGQHVLNDEADWVLYLEKEDLAGLPDDLVATMKETAKERGKPDSYALTLARSVVEPFLTFSDRRDLRQIAFEAWAKRGENGNKNDNRKIISEIVALRDEKAKLLGFKSFAAFKLDNTMAKTPDNVMKLLMPVWKRAVAKAEKEAEELQKLAAQTGSNDELAAWDWRYYAEKLRTKLFSFDEASVKVYFELNKMIEAAFATAKKLFGVTFEEKHGVPLWHEDARLFEVKNPDGSLRGLFIGDYFARPSKRSGAWMSELQTEHHLGKGRKPIIYNICNFAKPPKGKPALLSLDDARTLFHEFGHALHGLLSEVKWPSVSGTSVARDFVELPSQLFEHWVTVPETLKTYARNVKTGEPMPQELLDKVLAARTFNGGFDAVEFTASALVDMAFHEGGKVDDPTEFEKKELQKLGMPKAIIMRHRPPHFTHVFTGDGYSAGYYSYMWAEVLDSDAFEAFEETGNAFDPKTAEKLKKYIYSAGGSRDPEELYKAFRGRLPSPDALMRKRGI, via the coding sequence ATGTCAAAAACGGCGTTGCTGGAGTGGACCGGTTTCGAGGGGCTGCCTGATTTTTCAAAAATTCATGATGAAGATTTCAAGCCAGCTTTTGAAGAAGCATTAAAAGATGCCGAAGCCGAAATTGAACAAATTGCGGCCTCTCCGGAACCTGCCACGATTGACGGTTTTTTGCAGTCGTTCGAGCTTGCAGGCAAGTCCCTTGACCATGTATGTTCGGTTTTCTTTCTCCGTTCGGGTGCCTATAGCAATGATCTGATCCAGCAATTGGAACAGGATTTTGTACCGAAGCTATCGCGTTATTCTTCAAAATTGATGATGGATCCGCGACTTTTTGCAAAAATTGATGCCCTTCATGAGGAAGCAAAAAAAGCAAAATTCGATGCCGAAACCACGCGTGTGATCGAACTCACATGGAAAGGGTTTGTCCGCAACGGCGCGCTTCTTGACGAAAAGAATAAAAAAAGGCTGGCCGAGATAAACGAACGATTGGCTTTGCTCGGCGCACAGTTTGGCCAACATGTATTGAATGACGAAGCCGATTGGGTTCTTTATCTCGAAAAAGAAGACTTGGCCGGACTTCCTGACGATCTTGTTGCAACAATGAAAGAGACGGCAAAGGAAAGGGGAAAACCGGACTCCTATGCACTGACGCTTGCGCGTTCGGTTGTGGAGCCGTTTCTGACTTTTTCCGACCGGCGGGACTTACGCCAGATTGCCTTTGAAGCTTGGGCAAAGCGTGGCGAAAATGGAAATAAAAATGACAATCGGAAGATCATCAGCGAGATTGTGGCATTGCGCGATGAAAAGGCAAAGCTTCTTGGCTTCAAATCCTTTGCTGCATTCAAACTCGACAACACAATGGCTAAAACGCCCGACAATGTCATGAAGCTTTTAATGCCTGTCTGGAAGCGGGCTGTTGCCAAGGCTGAAAAAGAAGCAGAGGAGCTGCAAAAACTGGCGGCCCAAACAGGAAGCAATGACGAGTTGGCTGCTTGGGATTGGCGCTATTATGCAGAGAAACTGCGCACCAAATTATTCTCGTTCGACGAGGCTTCGGTCAAGGTCTATTTTGAACTGAATAAAATGATTGAAGCCGCTTTTGCGACCGCAAAAAAGCTTTTTGGTGTCACTTTTGAAGAAAAGCATGGAGTACCGCTTTGGCATGAGGATGCGCGGCTTTTCGAGGTCAAAAATCCTGATGGCAGCTTGCGCGGGCTTTTTATTGGCGATTATTTTGCCCGCCCGAGCAAACGCTCCGGTGCATGGATGAGTGAATTACAAACCGAACATCATCTGGGAAAAGGGCGCAAACCGATCATCTATAATATTTGTAACTTCGCCAAACCGCCCAAGGGAAAACCGGCACTTTTGTCATTGGATGATGCGCGAACCCTGTTTCACGAATTCGGACATGCCCTCCATGGTCTGTTATCGGAGGTTAAATGGCCATCGGTTTCGGGAACTTCTGTGGCAAGAGATTTTGTCGAACTTCCTTCGCAATTGTTCGAACATTGGGTCACTGTTCCGGAAACCTTGAAAACTTACGCAAGGAACGTCAAAACCGGTGAACCCATGCCGCAAGAATTGCTCGACAAGGTTCTCGCTGCACGCACGTTCAATGGTGGTTTTGACGCCGTCGAATTTACGGCTTCCGCGCTTGTTGACATGGCCTTCCATGAAGGCGGAAAAGTCGATGATCCGACCGAATTCGAGAAAAAAGAATTGCAAAAATTGGGTATGCCGAAGGCCATCATTATGCGCCACCGTCCGCCCCATTTTACGCATGTATTTACCGGTGACGGTTATTCGGCAGGCTATTACTCTTATATGTGGGCAGAAGTTCTCGATTCAGATGCGTTCGAGGCTTTTGAAGAAACCGGCAATGCCTTTGATCCGAAAACAGCAGAAAAACTGAAAAAATATATTTATTCAGCCGGTGGCAGTCGTGATCCGGAAGAACTTTATAAGGCTTTCCGTGGCCGCTTGCCGAGCCCTGATGCATTGATGAGAAAACGGGGTATTTGA